The following is a genomic window from Bacillus sp. V2I10.
GTCAGACTAATGAGCCGTACTTTAAAAGTTTCAAAAGTTTTACCAGACCCAGTTGATAAGCAAGTAAAACCGGAAATGGTCTATCAAGGTTCTAACTGTCCGCAAATTAATATTTATACCCTAGAGGGACCATTATTTTTTGGATCGACAGAAAGGTTTGAGGAAGAATTAGAGGAAATTGTTCGTTCTAAACCGAGAATTCTGCTATTAAGAATGAGTAAAGTTTCCTTTATTGATACATCAGGGGAAGCACTTCTCACAAACATTGTGAAACAATTCAAGTCCCAAAACCAACAAGTATTGATTTCCGGGCTCCAACAGCAGCCAAAAGAATTATTTGAGAAAACGGGTTTTTATCAAATAATTGGTGAGGAACATTTCTTTTCCCGAACAGGTGATGCAATTAATAAAGCTCTATCGAAATTAGATGTAGGACGTTGTATGGGCTGTAAACAATTTTCTTTTCATGAATGTACAGCACTTTCACAGAAAGCTCCAATGCCTTCCGGTTTAAAACAACATAGAAAACAGGAGTTAGGATTGACCTAAATGAATATAATCCTATCAAGATAAAGACAAAAGAAAGTTTCGTCTTAGCCTTTCCTCGAATAGGGAGAGGTGGCTAATTACTTGAAAATACTCATTATTTGTACGATTCTTTGCTTCATTCTATAAAAATAAAAAACCTTCCAAAAAAAGGAAGGTTTTTTATCTTACACGTCTCAGTGTATTATCAATCTTTTCTTATAAGTAGTGAACAGCACTCCACATGCGTCGAGTGTATGTCGCAACACAAGGGTGCTGGTGGGTTTATTACATTCTTAAAACCTTTTTCTTTCAGAAAACAGACTTTATCAAAACAAAAGTTGCCGGTTGCAAAGGAACTTGAAACTAAATAAAATAAGTACACATGAGTTGATGTGATTCATTTTTTCTCTTACTTTTTAAGAGTTACATCATTTCACTGTCCCCGTTCCATCAACATTCTTTTCCAAAGTTATCAAGCAATGCACGCACTTCATCTGTTGATTTCGTGTTCATCAATTGATTTCTTAATTCACCAGCTCCACGGAATCCTTTGACATAAATTTTGAAAAAACGATGAAGCCCTGTGATTGAACGTGGTAGTGCTTCCGCATATTGATCTTGAAGATCAAGCTGCAGTCTTAAAAGATCAAGGTACTCTTTACTGCTATGCTCTTTTGGCTCTTTTTCAAAAGCAAAAGGATTTTTAAAAATACCTCGCCCAATCATAACGCCATCAATACCATATTGTTCAGCAAGCTGCAGCCCAGTTTGACGGTCAGGAATGTCTCCATTGATTGTTAGTAGCGTATTTGGCGCGATACGGTCACGTAATTTTTTGATTTCCGGAATTAGCTCCCAATGCGCATCTACTTGGCTCATTTCCTTTCTTGTACGTAAATGAATAGAAAGGTTCGCAATATCCTGTTTTAAAATATGCGTTAGCCACTCCTCCCACTCATTTACATCGTTATAGCCAAGTCGTGTTTTCACGCTGACAGGCAGTTCGCCCGCTTTTGCTGCTTGAATAAGTTCTGCCGCAACGTCTGGACGTAGAATAAGACCACTACCTTTCCCTCTCGATGCCACATTCGGTACAGGGCAGCCCATATTAATATCGATGCCTTTAAATCCTAGCTCCGCCATGCCAATACTCATTTGACGGAAATATTCGGGATTATCTCCCCAAATATGTGCCACCATTGGCTGTTCATCTTCTGTAAAAATCAAACGGCCACGCACACTTTTCATGCCCTCTGGATGACAATAGCTATCCGAGTTTGTAAACTCTGTGAAAAATACATCCGGTCGACCGGCTTCACTTACTACGTGACGAAAAACAACATCTGTCACATCTTCCATTGGTGCAAGTACAAAAAATGGTCGTGGTAAATCACACCAAAAATTATCTATCATTTCAAACTCAAATCCTCTCACTATGGATACAACTTCAAACTCTCGGTCAAAAAATATAAAGCCAAATGTTCCACTTCTTTTACACTTTTATCATACTTAATAACTTATTATCAAACACAAGTACATTTGTACATTTATAACTTGTGAAAAACTATTGTGAAAATCGGCAATGTTTATTTTAAAGAAAATCGGTCCTGAATGGTATTTTTATAAACAAAAAAGCAGATGGTATAGATTTTTTCTATATCAACTGCTTTTCTATTATACCAACTCCAACCACGCGACCGCTTCACAATGCGTAGTATGCGGAAACATATCAACAGGCTGCACTTCCACCGTAGCGTATCCGCCATCCTCTAACATCCGCAAATCCCGTGCAAGTGTCGCTGGATTACAGCTTACATACACAACCTTCTTCGGTTTCATATCCAAAATCGTCTGCAGCAAGGCTGCATCGCACCCTTTACGAGGCGGATCGACAACAATAACATCAGCTGCATTCCCTTCTTCATACCACTTAGGAATGACTACTTCAGCTTCACCTACTGCAAACTCAGCATTTTCAATTCCGTTCAATGCTGCATTGCGTTTTGCATCTTCAATGGCTTCAAGCACGATTTCCACACCGAAAACCTTTTTAGCTTTCTGCGCTAAGAACAGTGATATCGTTCCAATACCACAATAAGCATCAATAACAGATTCATCACCGCTCAAATCTGCATACTCCAAAGCTTTATCATAAAGCACCTTTGTTTGCTCAGGATTGACCTGATAGAAAGATCTTGCCGAGATCGCAAACTTGATGTCTCCGATGTAATCGTAGATGTATTCTTCGCCCCAGAGCACGGTTGTTTGGTCGCCGAAGATGACGTTTGTGCGTTTTGGGTTGATGTTTTGGACGATGGACTTGATGGCTGGGAATTGGGATGTAATGTCGTCGATGATGTCTTTTTTGTTTGGGAAATCGGGTGTTCTTGTGATGAAGACAACCATCATTTCTTTTGTGACGATGCCGTAGCGAACCATGATGTGGCGGAGCCAGCCTTTGTTTTTCCGTTCGTCGTAAGCACGGATGCCGTGACGTGTGGCGATGGCTTTGATGGCTGCGACGACTTCATCGTTTTCGCTTTGCTGGATGAGGCATTGCTCCATATCGATGATTTCGTGGGAGCGCTGCTGGTAGAAGCCGGCGACTAGTCCGCCTTCACGTTCTCCAACTGGTACCTGTGCTTTGTTGCGGTAGTTCCATGGATCTTCCATGCCAAGTGTCGGGTGAACGGTAACGTTGTCTAAGTTCAGCTTGCCGATTCTTGTGAGTACTTCTTTTACTTGCTTCTGTTTAAAGTCGAGCTGGCCCTGATAGCTTAAGTGCTGAAGCTGACAGCCGCCGCATTGTTTATAGATCGGGCACGGGGCATCGGTACGCTGTGAGCTTTCTTCGTGCAGCTCGACAAGGCGTCCGAAGGCATAGCCTTTATTTATTTTTGTGACTTTGATTTGACCTTTTTCGTTTGGAAGGGCGTTCGGTACGAAGATTGGATAGCCTTCGATTTTGGCAACGCCTGATCCGTCATGTGTCAGGTCTTCGAAGGTAACTTCGTAGTATTCATTTTTTTGTACAGGCGCTATTGCCTTTGTCATGATTATCTTCCTTTACTCATACTGATTATATAGAAAAGCGGAAGCGTCTGTTTAGCTCCGGCAGGAAGAAAAAGGATCCGACGGAAAAGTCCGGTTTTGACTTTTTGGCGGAGCCGTTCTGACCGAGGAGTTAGACGCTGGAGCTAGACATGGATAACTTAATTCAAGCCATTACCCACATTTTAACACACCGAAGACATAAGAAAAACTTGGCGCAGGGCCAAGTTTTTATTCGTCCATGGACTGGGCTTTTGCAAGCGGCATGAGGACGTCAATGTGACGGTACAGGTTGACGAATTCTCCCGGGAGGTCGCCGCCGTATTCGCCGTCT
Proteins encoded in this region:
- a CDS encoding tRNA-dihydrouridine synthase, translating into MIDNFWCDLPRPFFVLAPMEDVTDVVFRHVVSEAGRPDVFFTEFTNSDSYCHPEGMKSVRGRLIFTEDEQPMVAHIWGDNPEYFRQMSIGMAELGFKGIDINMGCPVPNVASRGKGSGLILRPDVAAELIQAAKAGELPVSVKTRLGYNDVNEWEEWLTHILKQDIANLSIHLRTRKEMSQVDAHWELIPEIKKLRDRIAPNTLLTINGDIPDRQTGLQLAEQYGIDGVMIGRGIFKNPFAFEKEPKEHSSKEYLDLLRLQLDLQDQYAEALPRSITGLHRFFKIYVKGFRGAGELRNQLMNTKSTDEVRALLDNFGKEC
- the rlmD gene encoding 23S rRNA (uracil(1939)-C(5))-methyltransferase RlmD, producing the protein MTKAIAPVQKNEYYEVTFEDLTHDGSGVAKIEGYPIFVPNALPNEKGQIKVTKINKGYAFGRLVELHEESSQRTDAPCPIYKQCGGCQLQHLSYQGQLDFKQKQVKEVLTRIGKLNLDNVTVHPTLGMEDPWNYRNKAQVPVGEREGGLVAGFYQQRSHEIIDMEQCLIQQSENDEVVAAIKAIATRHGIRAYDERKNKGWLRHIMVRYGIVTKEMMVVFITRTPDFPNKKDIIDDITSQFPAIKSIVQNINPKRTNVIFGDQTTVLWGEEYIYDYIGDIKFAISARSFYQVNPEQTKVLYDKALEYADLSGDESVIDAYCGIGTISLFLAQKAKKVFGVEIVLEAIEDAKRNAALNGIENAEFAVGEAEVVIPKWYEEGNAADVIVVDPPRKGCDAALLQTILDMKPKKVVYVSCNPATLARDLRMLEDGGYATVEVQPVDMFPHTTHCEAVAWLELV